In Syngnathus acus chromosome 21, fSynAcu1.2, whole genome shotgun sequence, one genomic interval encodes:
- the heg1 gene encoding protein HEG isoform X2, with product MKTWSPEPVLALFLWGLAFSLPQPLGAETPVNSSPYAETSVFYSSSSTNEASNADYEFTSTSPTSESSSASSQEDLLLLTSSAGTEQTQTLREPTTRSLETVSGSTESFTSSHVGTSSEASSSRRNWNDALRTQNLPDVSTVVSNKAMLSWTSTEDSSLPRDSPVSHLRLGDAVSSQSQVLTDSIFISTTISRAGERTLLSVTSSSSDNISSSSAFTESSSSHQPPSTWSVPSPGGTETEDYTRSVPSPGGTETEDYTHSSPSTRSEEARDSTLTQSSFPETSTGTQTLVSPPNATEHHHPLTSEVTSDSTSRMSSTDQLDESFSSTPPVVPPVRSPTLVSYQEPTVEPSAESSTRTVSFSTHSLSQSTEESSSKSEEEKLGFSFTTVPPLISSPTNQYDSRTETTEVFITTTAVTERSELTNEAASTSTVSTSSLPLLATSSFKLSSTSVITTPDSPTQPTIPPTTSATSAPTLTQQSSATPTASLPSTNQAPSSPTVTAEPADVTTPKQETSARTVAVSTPTRNQPSTAPHTLSTPTRTTEALHTTRKQTDRVTTKRVTLTTPVHVQTTKAAPTRDPCMSNPCWNGGTCRSYEGRQFTCTCQQAWTGPTCNQDMDECEKDPCPVGSTCVNTRGSFNCECPLGFDLEDGRTCTKAKTFLGTFSVNKMSHDSSIFKSAALHEIQREIIQLLNASLSHLGGYSRSTLSKKDLDGVHISAVNMFAKSSNVSSVEVYNSIQMFLQNCSSSQSHCHVVLHHRLTYHEESLCMAQRFQCNPERSTCTDISGTAQCQCLPGYYKHNLDDLSCLECGDGYKLENGTCVPCMFGFGGFNCGNFYKLIAVVVSPVGGALLLIFIIALIVTCCKRDKNDLNKIIFKNGDLQMSPYTDFPKSNRISMEWGRETIEMQENGSTKNLLQMTDIYYSPALRNSDLERNGLYPFTGLPGSRHSCIYPAQWNPSFISDDSRRRDYF from the exons ATGAAAACGTGGTCGCCGGAGCCCGTCCTCGCCTTGTTCCTGTGGGGGCTTGCGTTCAGTCTACCGCAGCCCCTCGGGGCAGAGACCCCCGTTAACAGCAGCCCGTATGCGGAGACGAGCGTCTTTTATTCCTCAAGTAGCACCAATGAGGCGAGCAACGCGGACTACGAGTTCACTTCCACTTCTCCCACCAGTGAGAGTTCATCAGCCTCATCCCAAGAggacctgctgctgctcacaaGCTCTGCGG gcACTGAGCAAACACAAACTCTACGAGAACCAACTACCAGGTCACTGGAGACCGTCAGTGGCTCCACTGAGTCGTTCACGTCATCCCATGTCGGCACCTCCTCTGAGGCCAGCAGTAGCAGGAGAAACTGGAATGATGCCTTACGAACCCAAAACCTGCCTGATGTCTCCACCGTTGTGTCCAACAAAGCAATGTTGTCCTGGACGTCCACAGAGGACTCCAGCTTGCCGCGGGACAGCCCGGTTTCGCATCTCCGTTTAGGAGATGCCGTGTCCTCCCAGTCTCAAGTCCTCACAGACAGCATTTTCATCTCGACCACCATCAGCCGGGCAGGGGAGCGGACTCTGTTGTCTgtcacctcctcttcctctgacaacatctcctcctcctcagcctTTACCGAGAGCTCCAGCTCCCACCAACCCCCCTCCACTTGGAGTGTTCCATCACCAGGGGGAACAGAGACTGAAGACTACACTCGGAGTGTTCCATCACCAGGGGGAACAGAGACTGAAGACTACACTCACAGTTCCCCGTCCACCAGGAGCGAAGAAGCCAGAGACAGCACTCTCACTCAATCGTCATTTCCTGAGACGTCCACAGGAACGCAAACTCTCGTTAGCCCTCCGAATGCGACTGAACATCACCACCCTCTGACATCAGAGGTGACTTCAGATTCCACATCCAGGATGTCCAGCACTGACCAATTGGATGAATCGTTCTCATCCACACCTCCAGTCGTCCCACCTGTAAGGAGCCCCACTCTCGTGTCCTACCAGGAACCCACAGTGGAACCCTCTGCTGAATCTTCTACTAGGACCGTTAGCTTCAGCACTCACAGCCTCAGCCAGAGCACCGAGGAGAGTTCATCCAAGAGCGAGGAGGAAAAACTGGGATTTAGTTTCACCACAGTGCCCCCACTGATTAGTAGCCCGACTAATCAGTATGACTCTCGCACGGAGACAACTGAGGTCTTCATCACCACCACAGCAGTCACTGAAAG ATCTGAACTAACAAACGAGGCCGCGAGTACCTCAacggtgtccaccagcagcCTTCCACTCCTCGCCACCTCATCTTTCAAGCTCAGCAGCACGTCCGTTATCACCACTCCCGACTCTCCAACCCAGCCCACCATCCCTCCCACGACCTCCGCAACAAGTGCCCCCACGCTGACTCAGCAGAGCTCTGCAACCCCGACCGCTTCCCTCCCCAGCACCAACCAAGCCCCCTCATCGCCGACGGTGACCGCCGAGCCCGCCGACGTCACCACCCCGAAGCAGGAAACTAGCGCGCGCACGGTGGCCGTCTCCACCCCGACCCGAAACCAACCAAGCACTGCTCCTCACACCCTCAGCACCCCAACAAGAACCACGGAGGCTCTGCACACCACCCGCAAACAAACAGACCGAGTGACCACAAAGAGGGTGACGCTAACAACACCCGTTCATGTCCAAACCACTAAGGCAGCTCCAACAA GGGACCCCTGCATGTCCAACCCATGTTGGAACGGAGGAACATGCAGAAGCTATGAAGGGCGTCAGTTCACTTGCACGTGTCAACAAGCCTGGACGGGCCCCACTTGCAACCAGG ATATGGATGAGTGTGAGAAGGACCCTTGCCCCGTTGGCTCCACATGTGTGAACACCAGGGGTTCCTTCAATTGTGAGTGTCCGCTGGGCTTCGACCTGGAGGATGGACGCACGTGCACAAAAg CAAAGACCTTTTTGGGAACATTCAGtgtaaacaaaatgtcacatgactcGAGTATCTTCAAGAGCGCTGCCCTGCATGAAATCCAGAGGGAGATCATACAGCTG CTAAACGCCTCCTTGTCCCACCTCGGTGGTTACAGCCGCTCCACTCTCAGCAAAAA GGACCTGGATGGCGTTCATATATCAGCCGTCAACATGTTCGCCAAGTCCTCCAATGTGTCCAGTGTGGAGGTCTACAACAGCATCCAGATGTTTCTACAAAACTGCAGCTCTTCACAGTCTCACTGCCACGTGGTGCTGCACCACAGACTCACTTATCACG AGGAGAGTCTCTGTATGGCCCAGAGATTTCAGTGCAACCCAGAGCGCTCCACCTGCACTGATATCAGCGGCACTGCCCAATGCCAATGTCTACCAGGTTATTACAAGCACAACCTTGATGACCTATCCTGCTTag AATGCGGGGATGGCTACAAGCTGGAAAATGGCACCTGTGTCCC GTGCATGTTTGGATTTGGAGGATTCAACTGTGGGAATT TTTACAAGCTGATTGCAGTGGTTGTATCGCCAGTAGGGGGCGCCTTACTCCTTATCTTCATCATTGCTCTTATTGTCACTTGCTGCAA GAGAGACAAAAATGACCTCAACAAGATCATCTTCAAGAACGGAGACCTCCAAATGTCTCCATACACCGACTTCCCCAAGAGCAACCGCATCTCCATGGAGTGGGGAAGGGAGACCATCGAGATGCAAGAAAACGGCAGCACCAAGAACCTGCTGCAGATGACTGACATTTACTATTCG CCGGCATTGCGCAACTCTGACCTGGAGAGAAACGGTTTGTATCCATTCACAGGTCTTCCGGGATCTCGCCACTCGTGTATCTACCCCGCCCAATGGAACCCGTCCTTCATAAGTGACGATTCACGCCGCAGAGACTACttttaa
- the heg1 gene encoding protein HEG isoform X5 — protein MKTWSPEPVLALFLWGLAFSLPQPLGAETPVNSSPYAETSVFYSSSSTNEASNADYEFTSTSPTSESSSASSQEDLLLLTSSAGTEQTQTLREPTTRSLETVSGSTESFTSSHVGTSSEASSSRRNWNDALRTQNLPDVSTVVSNKAMLSWTSTEDSSLPRDSPVSHLRLGDAVSSQSQVLTDSIFISTTISRAGERTLLSVTSSSSDNISSSSAFTESSSSHQPPSTWSVPSPGGTETEDYTHSSPSTRSEEARDSTLTQSSFPETSTGTQTLVSPPNATEHHHPLTSEVTSDSTSRMSSTDQLDESFSSTPPVVPPVRSPTLVSYQEPTVEPSAESSTRTVSFSTHSLSQSTEESSSKSEEEKLGFSFTTVPPLISSPTNQYDSRTETTEVFITTTAVTERSELTNEAASTSTVSTSSLPLLATSSFKLSSTSVITTPDSPTQPTIPPTTSATSAPTLTQQSSATPTASLPSTNQAPSSPTVTAEPADVTTPKQETSARTVAVSTPTRNQPSTAPHTLSTPTRTTEALHTTRKQTDRVTTKRVTLTTPVHVQTTKAAPTTGDPCMSNPCWNGGTCRSYEGRQFTCTCQQAWTGPTCNQDMDECEKDPCPVGSTCVNTRGSFNCECPLGFDLEDGRTCTKAKTFLGTFSVNKMSHDSSIFKSAALHEIQREIIQLLNASLSHLGGYSRSTLSKKDLDGVHISAVNMFAKSSNVSSVEVYNSIQMFLQNCSSSQSHCHVVLHHRLTYHEESLCMAQRFQCNPERSTCTDISGTAQCQCLPGYYKHNLDDLSCLECGDGYKLENGTCVPCMFGFGGFNCGNFYKLIAVVVSPVGGALLLIFIIALIVTCCKRDKNDLNKIIFKNGDLQMSPYTDFPKSNRISMEWGRETIEMQENGSTKNLLQMTDIYYSPALRNSDLERNGLYPFTGLPGSRHSCIYPAQWNPSFISDDSRRRDYF, from the exons ATGAAAACGTGGTCGCCGGAGCCCGTCCTCGCCTTGTTCCTGTGGGGGCTTGCGTTCAGTCTACCGCAGCCCCTCGGGGCAGAGACCCCCGTTAACAGCAGCCCGTATGCGGAGACGAGCGTCTTTTATTCCTCAAGTAGCACCAATGAGGCGAGCAACGCGGACTACGAGTTCACTTCCACTTCTCCCACCAGTGAGAGTTCATCAGCCTCATCCCAAGAggacctgctgctgctcacaaGCTCTGCGG gcACTGAGCAAACACAAACTCTACGAGAACCAACTACCAGGTCACTGGAGACCGTCAGTGGCTCCACTGAGTCGTTCACGTCATCCCATGTCGGCACCTCCTCTGAGGCCAGCAGTAGCAGGAGAAACTGGAATGATGCCTTACGAACCCAAAACCTGCCTGATGTCTCCACCGTTGTGTCCAACAAAGCAATGTTGTCCTGGACGTCCACAGAGGACTCCAGCTTGCCGCGGGACAGCCCGGTTTCGCATCTCCGTTTAGGAGATGCCGTGTCCTCCCAGTCTCAAGTCCTCACAGACAGCATTTTCATCTCGACCACCATCAGCCGGGCAGGGGAGCGGACTCTGTTGTCTgtcacctcctcttcctctgacaacatctcctcctcctcagcctTTACCGAGAGCTCCAGCTCCCACCAACCCCCCTCCACTTGGAGTGTTCCATCACCAG GGGGAACAGAGACTGAAGACTACACTCACAGTTCCCCGTCCACCAGGAGCGAAGAAGCCAGAGACAGCACTCTCACTCAATCGTCATTTCCTGAGACGTCCACAGGAACGCAAACTCTCGTTAGCCCTCCGAATGCGACTGAACATCACCACCCTCTGACATCAGAGGTGACTTCAGATTCCACATCCAGGATGTCCAGCACTGACCAATTGGATGAATCGTTCTCATCCACACCTCCAGTCGTCCCACCTGTAAGGAGCCCCACTCTCGTGTCCTACCAGGAACCCACAGTGGAACCCTCTGCTGAATCTTCTACTAGGACCGTTAGCTTCAGCACTCACAGCCTCAGCCAGAGCACCGAGGAGAGTTCATCCAAGAGCGAGGAGGAAAAACTGGGATTTAGTTTCACCACAGTGCCCCCACTGATTAGTAGCCCGACTAATCAGTATGACTCTCGCACGGAGACAACTGAGGTCTTCATCACCACCACAGCAGTCACTGAAAG ATCTGAACTAACAAACGAGGCCGCGAGTACCTCAacggtgtccaccagcagcCTTCCACTCCTCGCCACCTCATCTTTCAAGCTCAGCAGCACGTCCGTTATCACCACTCCCGACTCTCCAACCCAGCCCACCATCCCTCCCACGACCTCCGCAACAAGTGCCCCCACGCTGACTCAGCAGAGCTCTGCAACCCCGACCGCTTCCCTCCCCAGCACCAACCAAGCCCCCTCATCGCCGACGGTGACCGCCGAGCCCGCCGACGTCACCACCCCGAAGCAGGAAACTAGCGCGCGCACGGTGGCCGTCTCCACCCCGACCCGAAACCAACCAAGCACTGCTCCTCACACCCTCAGCACCCCAACAAGAACCACGGAGGCTCTGCACACCACCCGCAAACAAACAGACCGAGTGACCACAAAGAGGGTGACGCTAACAACACCCGTTCATGTCCAAACCACTAAGGCAGCTCCAACAA CAGGGGACCCCTGCATGTCCAACCCATGTTGGAACGGAGGAACATGCAGAAGCTATGAAGGGCGTCAGTTCACTTGCACGTGTCAACAAGCCTGGACGGGCCCCACTTGCAACCAGG ATATGGATGAGTGTGAGAAGGACCCTTGCCCCGTTGGCTCCACATGTGTGAACACCAGGGGTTCCTTCAATTGTGAGTGTCCGCTGGGCTTCGACCTGGAGGATGGACGCACGTGCACAAAAg CAAAGACCTTTTTGGGAACATTCAGtgtaaacaaaatgtcacatgactcGAGTATCTTCAAGAGCGCTGCCCTGCATGAAATCCAGAGGGAGATCATACAGCTG CTAAACGCCTCCTTGTCCCACCTCGGTGGTTACAGCCGCTCCACTCTCAGCAAAAA GGACCTGGATGGCGTTCATATATCAGCCGTCAACATGTTCGCCAAGTCCTCCAATGTGTCCAGTGTGGAGGTCTACAACAGCATCCAGATGTTTCTACAAAACTGCAGCTCTTCACAGTCTCACTGCCACGTGGTGCTGCACCACAGACTCACTTATCACG AGGAGAGTCTCTGTATGGCCCAGAGATTTCAGTGCAACCCAGAGCGCTCCACCTGCACTGATATCAGCGGCACTGCCCAATGCCAATGTCTACCAGGTTATTACAAGCACAACCTTGATGACCTATCCTGCTTag AATGCGGGGATGGCTACAAGCTGGAAAATGGCACCTGTGTCCC GTGCATGTTTGGATTTGGAGGATTCAACTGTGGGAATT TTTACAAGCTGATTGCAGTGGTTGTATCGCCAGTAGGGGGCGCCTTACTCCTTATCTTCATCATTGCTCTTATTGTCACTTGCTGCAA GAGAGACAAAAATGACCTCAACAAGATCATCTTCAAGAACGGAGACCTCCAAATGTCTCCATACACCGACTTCCCCAAGAGCAACCGCATCTCCATGGAGTGGGGAAGGGAGACCATCGAGATGCAAGAAAACGGCAGCACCAAGAACCTGCTGCAGATGACTGACATTTACTATTCG CCGGCATTGCGCAACTCTGACCTGGAGAGAAACGGTTTGTATCCATTCACAGGTCTTCCGGGATCTCGCCACTCGTGTATCTACCCCGCCCAATGGAACCCGTCCTTCATAAGTGACGATTCACGCCGCAGAGACTACttttaa
- the heg1 gene encoding protein HEG isoform X3, which produces MKTWSPEPVLALFLWGLAFSLPQPLGAETPVNSSPYAETSVFYSSSSTNEASNADYEFTSTSPTSESSSASSQEDLLLLTSSAGTEQTQTLREPTTRSLETVSGSTESFTSSHVGTSSEASSSRRNWNDALRTQNLPDVSTVVSNKAMLSWTSTEDSSLPRDSPVSHLRLGDAVSSQSQVLTDSIFISTTISRAGERTLLSVTSSSSDNISSSSAFTESSSSHQPPSTWSVPSPGGTETEDYTRNYTHSSPSTRSEEARDSTLTQSSFPETSTGTQTLVSPPNATEHHHPLTSEVTSDSTSRMSSTDQLDESFSSTPPVVPPVRSPTLVSYQEPTVEPSAESSTRTVSFSTHSLSQSTEESSSKSEEEKLGFSFTTVPPLISSPTNQYDSRTETTEVFITTTAVTERSELTNEAASTSTVSTSSLPLLATSSFKLSSTSVITTPDSPTQPTIPPTTSATSAPTLTQQSSATPTASLPSTNQAPSSPTVTAEPADVTTPKQETSARTVAVSTPTRNQPSTAPHTLSTPTRTTEALHTTRKQTDRVTTKRVTLTTPVHVQTTKAAPTTGDPCMSNPCWNGGTCRSYEGRQFTCTCQQAWTGPTCNQDMDECEKDPCPVGSTCVNTRGSFNCECPLGFDLEDGRTCTKAKTFLGTFSVNKMSHDSSIFKSAALHEIQREIIQLLNASLSHLGGYSRSTLSKKDLDGVHISAVNMFAKSSNVSSVEVYNSIQMFLQNCSSSQSHCHVVLHHRLTYHEESLCMAQRFQCNPERSTCTDISGTAQCQCLPGYYKHNLDDLSCLECGDGYKLENGTCVPCMFGFGGFNCGNFYKLIAVVVSPVGGALLLIFIIALIVTCCKRDKNDLNKIIFKNGDLQMSPYTDFPKSNRISMEWGRETIEMQENGSTKNLLQMTDIYYSPALRNSDLERNGLYPFTGLPGSRHSCIYPAQWNPSFISDDSRRRDYF; this is translated from the exons ATGAAAACGTGGTCGCCGGAGCCCGTCCTCGCCTTGTTCCTGTGGGGGCTTGCGTTCAGTCTACCGCAGCCCCTCGGGGCAGAGACCCCCGTTAACAGCAGCCCGTATGCGGAGACGAGCGTCTTTTATTCCTCAAGTAGCACCAATGAGGCGAGCAACGCGGACTACGAGTTCACTTCCACTTCTCCCACCAGTGAGAGTTCATCAGCCTCATCCCAAGAggacctgctgctgctcacaaGCTCTGCGG gcACTGAGCAAACACAAACTCTACGAGAACCAACTACCAGGTCACTGGAGACCGTCAGTGGCTCCACTGAGTCGTTCACGTCATCCCATGTCGGCACCTCCTCTGAGGCCAGCAGTAGCAGGAGAAACTGGAATGATGCCTTACGAACCCAAAACCTGCCTGATGTCTCCACCGTTGTGTCCAACAAAGCAATGTTGTCCTGGACGTCCACAGAGGACTCCAGCTTGCCGCGGGACAGCCCGGTTTCGCATCTCCGTTTAGGAGATGCCGTGTCCTCCCAGTCTCAAGTCCTCACAGACAGCATTTTCATCTCGACCACCATCAGCCGGGCAGGGGAGCGGACTCTGTTGTCTgtcacctcctcttcctctgacaacatctcctcctcctcagcctTTACCGAGAGCTCCAGCTCCCACCAACCCCCCTCCACTTGGAGTGTTCCATCACCAGGGGGAACAGAGACTGAAGACTACACTCGGA ACTACACTCACAGTTCCCCGTCCACCAGGAGCGAAGAAGCCAGAGACAGCACTCTCACTCAATCGTCATTTCCTGAGACGTCCACAGGAACGCAAACTCTCGTTAGCCCTCCGAATGCGACTGAACATCACCACCCTCTGACATCAGAGGTGACTTCAGATTCCACATCCAGGATGTCCAGCACTGACCAATTGGATGAATCGTTCTCATCCACACCTCCAGTCGTCCCACCTGTAAGGAGCCCCACTCTCGTGTCCTACCAGGAACCCACAGTGGAACCCTCTGCTGAATCTTCTACTAGGACCGTTAGCTTCAGCACTCACAGCCTCAGCCAGAGCACCGAGGAGAGTTCATCCAAGAGCGAGGAGGAAAAACTGGGATTTAGTTTCACCACAGTGCCCCCACTGATTAGTAGCCCGACTAATCAGTATGACTCTCGCACGGAGACAACTGAGGTCTTCATCACCACCACAGCAGTCACTGAAAG ATCTGAACTAACAAACGAGGCCGCGAGTACCTCAacggtgtccaccagcagcCTTCCACTCCTCGCCACCTCATCTTTCAAGCTCAGCAGCACGTCCGTTATCACCACTCCCGACTCTCCAACCCAGCCCACCATCCCTCCCACGACCTCCGCAACAAGTGCCCCCACGCTGACTCAGCAGAGCTCTGCAACCCCGACCGCTTCCCTCCCCAGCACCAACCAAGCCCCCTCATCGCCGACGGTGACCGCCGAGCCCGCCGACGTCACCACCCCGAAGCAGGAAACTAGCGCGCGCACGGTGGCCGTCTCCACCCCGACCCGAAACCAACCAAGCACTGCTCCTCACACCCTCAGCACCCCAACAAGAACCACGGAGGCTCTGCACACCACCCGCAAACAAACAGACCGAGTGACCACAAAGAGGGTGACGCTAACAACACCCGTTCATGTCCAAACCACTAAGGCAGCTCCAACAA CAGGGGACCCCTGCATGTCCAACCCATGTTGGAACGGAGGAACATGCAGAAGCTATGAAGGGCGTCAGTTCACTTGCACGTGTCAACAAGCCTGGACGGGCCCCACTTGCAACCAGG ATATGGATGAGTGTGAGAAGGACCCTTGCCCCGTTGGCTCCACATGTGTGAACACCAGGGGTTCCTTCAATTGTGAGTGTCCGCTGGGCTTCGACCTGGAGGATGGACGCACGTGCACAAAAg CAAAGACCTTTTTGGGAACATTCAGtgtaaacaaaatgtcacatgactcGAGTATCTTCAAGAGCGCTGCCCTGCATGAAATCCAGAGGGAGATCATACAGCTG CTAAACGCCTCCTTGTCCCACCTCGGTGGTTACAGCCGCTCCACTCTCAGCAAAAA GGACCTGGATGGCGTTCATATATCAGCCGTCAACATGTTCGCCAAGTCCTCCAATGTGTCCAGTGTGGAGGTCTACAACAGCATCCAGATGTTTCTACAAAACTGCAGCTCTTCACAGTCTCACTGCCACGTGGTGCTGCACCACAGACTCACTTATCACG AGGAGAGTCTCTGTATGGCCCAGAGATTTCAGTGCAACCCAGAGCGCTCCACCTGCACTGATATCAGCGGCACTGCCCAATGCCAATGTCTACCAGGTTATTACAAGCACAACCTTGATGACCTATCCTGCTTag AATGCGGGGATGGCTACAAGCTGGAAAATGGCACCTGTGTCCC GTGCATGTTTGGATTTGGAGGATTCAACTGTGGGAATT TTTACAAGCTGATTGCAGTGGTTGTATCGCCAGTAGGGGGCGCCTTACTCCTTATCTTCATCATTGCTCTTATTGTCACTTGCTGCAA GAGAGACAAAAATGACCTCAACAAGATCATCTTCAAGAACGGAGACCTCCAAATGTCTCCATACACCGACTTCCCCAAGAGCAACCGCATCTCCATGGAGTGGGGAAGGGAGACCATCGAGATGCAAGAAAACGGCAGCACCAAGAACCTGCTGCAGATGACTGACATTTACTATTCG CCGGCATTGCGCAACTCTGACCTGGAGAGAAACGGTTTGTATCCATTCACAGGTCTTCCGGGATCTCGCCACTCGTGTATCTACCCCGCCCAATGGAACCCGTCCTTCATAAGTGACGATTCACGCCGCAGAGACTACttttaa